The following proteins are co-located in the Mycolicibacterium goodii genome:
- a CDS encoding LLM class flavin-dependent oxidoreductase has protein sequence MVLSKGVGLFPTEPVGAMREYVRLCESLGYDNVWFGDSQNIWRESSTVMGAAAVGTERIVFGTGVTNAVTRHPSLLASTWATLAEFTGGRVALGIGTGDSSLRTMGLKPQKLAELEKSISDLRTLFKGEKVTEATSGADYHLNYLSEPVDIPIYIAASAPKILRMSGRIADGVIVLVGTAPHFIEAALQTVALGAAESGRTLDDLHIVLWTPTAIDDDRTKARDLVRAHVSRVAIRPLPAEVAPELKEAIDRIRDSYNYYEHMNTEASHADLVPDELVDLFALAGTPAECGQRLKEIEALGVDQVSIVPFVRPGESRAPTIRTFAELVDGHG, from the coding sequence ATGGTGCTGAGCAAGGGTGTCGGTCTGTTCCCGACCGAACCGGTGGGCGCGATGCGCGAATACGTTCGCCTCTGCGAGTCGCTCGGGTACGACAACGTCTGGTTCGGCGACTCCCAGAACATCTGGCGGGAGTCGTCGACCGTGATGGGCGCAGCGGCCGTCGGTACCGAACGCATCGTGTTCGGCACCGGTGTCACCAATGCGGTCACCCGCCACCCGTCCCTGCTGGCGTCGACCTGGGCGACACTCGCCGAGTTCACCGGAGGCCGGGTGGCCCTCGGTATCGGAACCGGTGATTCCTCGTTGCGGACCATGGGGCTCAAACCGCAGAAGCTGGCCGAGCTGGAGAAGTCGATCAGCGACCTGCGCACCCTGTTCAAGGGCGAGAAGGTCACGGAGGCCACCAGCGGCGCCGACTACCACCTGAACTACCTGAGCGAGCCGGTCGACATCCCGATCTACATCGCGGCCTCCGCGCCGAAGATCCTGCGGATGTCCGGTCGCATCGCCGACGGGGTCATCGTGCTGGTGGGCACCGCGCCGCATTTCATCGAGGCGGCGCTGCAGACCGTCGCGCTCGGGGCCGCCGAGAGCGGCCGCACCCTCGACGATTTGCACATCGTGTTGTGGACGCCGACCGCGATCGACGACGACCGCACCAAGGCGCGGGATCTGGTGCGGGCGCACGTGTCCCGCGTGGCGATCCGGCCGTTGCCTGCCGAGGTCGCGCCGGAGCTCAAGGAGGCCATCGACCGGATCCGCGACTCGTACAACTACTACGAGCACATGAACACCGAGGCCTCGCACGCCGACCTGGTGCCCGACGAACTCGTCGACCTGTTCGCGCTGGCGGGAACGCCGGCCGAATGCGGACAGCGGCTCAAGGAGATCGAGGCGCTCGGAGTGGACCAGGTGTCGATCGTCCCGTTCGTCCGGCCCGGCGAGAGCCGGGCGCCGACGATCCGGACGTTCGCCGAACTCGTCGACGGCCATGGCTGA
- a CDS encoding ABC transporter substrate-binding protein: protein MSWFPKVLAVAGTAVALVLGSTACADESAAPASGTSTLSISATGVDSLPFMAILQVGIDKGWFKEEGLDVDLYSGGGGGNTLRVVTSGDADMAIAGNSSVILAAQQPNSNLKVIAPWFQINDFSWICPPGRKLEGATLGFSSAGSSTELIVKGLERELGVKSQAVGPMGDNWTAAKAGQITAGWAMQPFIASKQASDNAQVLVDSRDVVGDLPADLVAINTAYAQQNPENVRKFFVVADRLNKWLVANTDEAATEIAPLVGVTPEIMKSAFDGNPDLAKGYSLKVDAEGLRNLSDLMVGAGQISEPIDWASTLDQQYLPDDARSEL, encoded by the coding sequence ATGTCCTGGTTCCCCAAAGTTCTGGCCGTGGCAGGCACTGCCGTCGCCCTCGTGCTCGGGTCGACGGCGTGCGCCGACGAATCAGCGGCCCCCGCCAGCGGTACGAGCACGCTGAGCATCTCGGCGACCGGCGTCGACAGCCTGCCGTTCATGGCGATCCTTCAGGTGGGCATCGACAAGGGCTGGTTCAAGGAGGAGGGCCTCGACGTCGACCTGTACTCCGGTGGCGGCGGCGGCAACACGCTGCGGGTGGTCACCAGCGGTGATGCCGATATGGCGATCGCCGGCAACAGTTCGGTGATTCTCGCAGCGCAGCAACCGAATTCGAATCTCAAGGTGATCGCGCCGTGGTTCCAGATCAACGACTTCTCCTGGATCTGCCCACCCGGGCGCAAGCTCGAAGGCGCCACCCTCGGGTTCAGCTCGGCCGGTTCGTCCACCGAGCTGATCGTCAAGGGGCTCGAACGCGAACTCGGCGTCAAATCGCAGGCGGTGGGGCCGATGGGCGACAACTGGACCGCGGCGAAGGCCGGTCAGATCACCGCCGGTTGGGCCATGCAGCCGTTCATCGCCAGCAAGCAGGCGTCGGACAACGCGCAGGTGCTGGTCGACTCGCGGGACGTGGTCGGTGACCTGCCCGCCGATCTGGTGGCGATCAACACCGCCTACGCCCAGCAGAATCCCGAGAACGTCCGCAAGTTCTTCGTCGTCGCCGACCGGCTGAACAAGTGGCTGGTGGCCAACACCGACGAGGCCGCGACGGAGATCGCACCGCTGGTCGGGGTGACCCCCGAGATCATGAAGTCGGCATTCGACGGCAATCCCGATCTCGCCAAGGGATATTCGTTGAAGGTCGACGCCGAGGGGCTGCGCAACCTGTCGGATCTGATGGTGGGCGCCGGTCAGATCTCCGAGCCGATCGACTGGGCGTCGACGCTGGATCAGCAGTACCTTCCCGACGACGCCCGCTCCGAACTCTGA
- a CDS encoding RidA family protein: MTPRERLAALGIQLPAPAGPKGAYFPSRLFGDQLWISGTTSRRPTEPGAFGTVGGDVTPEQAHLHAGYAALNLIAAIDAAVGLDAVRGLVHLRGYVRATTQFDAHPAVIDGASTVLMDVFGAQCGAHARTAVGVASLPGGACVELELVASVRP, encoded by the coding sequence ATGACGCCGCGGGAAAGGCTGGCCGCGTTGGGCATTCAGTTGCCTGCGCCGGCCGGGCCGAAGGGCGCGTACTTCCCGAGCCGACTGTTCGGGGATCAGTTGTGGATCTCCGGGACGACGTCACGGCGGCCCACCGAGCCGGGGGCGTTCGGGACGGTCGGCGGGGACGTGACACCCGAGCAGGCGCACCTCCATGCGGGGTACGCGGCGTTGAACCTGATCGCGGCCATCGACGCGGCCGTCGGCCTCGACGCGGTACGGGGGCTCGTCCATCTGCGGGGTTATGTGCGTGCGACGACGCAGTTCGACGCGCACCCGGCAGTCATCGACGGAGCCTCGACGGTGCTCATGGACGTGTTCGGCGCGCAGTGCGGCGCACATGCCCGCACGGCCGTCGGGGTGGCGTCGCTGCCGGGCGGGGCCTGCGTCGAACTCGAACTCGTCGCGTCGGTGCGGCCCTGA
- a CDS encoding xanthine dehydrogenase family protein molybdopterin-binding subunit, translating into MTSNSTERGLIGSSVRRREDDRMLGGRGQFVADLAAGAHHVVFLRSTEPHADIARIDTTAAARMPGVIGIFGAEDLGMAGVWIPSLTTPDDGFTAATSLELTEQRLPVIASDRVHFVGQPVAAVIAEDRYRAEDAAEAIEVDYLPRPAVTDPAEALQPQTQVLFDHLGSNAAARMHYSFGDPGSAFTSAAMVVSGTYRMNRHGAVPLECRGVVADFDVRRQRVEVITSTQVPHMVRNAICAVTGWSHAEVKVSVPDVGGGFGTKANVYAEEILLARLARETHSRLIWVEDRQEHLVASAQGRDQIHHTRLAVDEQGHIVAWADDFLVDIGAGSLWVAGIVANTAIHLLGPYRVPAAEITGRAVLTNKTLVAQYRGAGRPEATFALERSLDAAARELGLTGAEIRRRNLLTAADMPYPRPIPYRDGVPIEYDGGDYRACLESVLQALPRDEVRRCAAKHPQYRIGYGLSSYLEATGRGPHETARIRLLPDGRFEVTAGAASAGQGHETVFAQVAAEALGVPLDQVTYLPGDTERLPDGVGTFASRSAVLAGSAVHRAARELVDSAIDRVARLTGAHGQDVRYRDGRFVIGAQRALDWADLARACGVGGALETGGMLDVNAVHRVSTVTWTMGVHAAIVGVHRRTGIVKVLRYAVSHEGGREINPRIVEGQIIGGVAQGIGGALFEQWAYSDAGQPQSTTFAAYHLPLTTDVPRVRVRHLHVDTPVNPLGVRGVGESGTIAVYSAVAAAVDDALEGRVHVDTTPIRTGDLCRILSRTAS; encoded by the coding sequence TTGACCTCCAACTCGACTGAGCGGGGCCTGATCGGCAGTTCGGTGCGGCGCCGTGAGGACGATCGCATGCTGGGCGGCCGGGGACAGTTCGTGGCGGACCTGGCCGCCGGCGCCCACCACGTGGTGTTCCTCAGGTCCACCGAACCGCACGCCGACATCGCCCGGATCGACACCACCGCGGCCGCCCGGATGCCCGGCGTCATCGGCATCTTCGGTGCCGAGGACCTCGGCATGGCAGGTGTGTGGATCCCGTCGCTCACCACACCGGACGACGGGTTCACCGCGGCCACGTCGCTCGAACTCACCGAACAACGTCTGCCGGTCATCGCCTCCGACCGCGTGCACTTCGTCGGTCAGCCCGTGGCCGCCGTCATCGCCGAGGACCGCTACCGGGCCGAGGACGCGGCGGAGGCCATCGAGGTGGATTACCTGCCGCGGCCTGCGGTCACCGACCCGGCCGAGGCGCTGCAACCACAGACACAGGTGCTCTTCGACCACCTGGGCAGCAACGCCGCGGCCCGGATGCACTACTCGTTCGGGGATCCCGGCAGTGCCTTCACCTCCGCGGCGATGGTGGTCTCGGGCACCTACCGGATGAACCGGCACGGCGCGGTGCCACTCGAATGCCGAGGTGTGGTGGCCGATTTCGACGTCAGGAGGCAGCGGGTCGAGGTCATCACCTCGACCCAGGTGCCGCACATGGTGCGCAACGCGATCTGCGCGGTGACGGGATGGTCGCACGCCGAGGTCAAGGTCTCGGTACCCGACGTCGGGGGCGGATTCGGCACCAAGGCGAACGTCTACGCCGAGGAGATCCTGCTGGCCCGGCTCGCCAGGGAGACGCACAGCAGACTGATCTGGGTCGAGGACCGCCAGGAACATCTGGTGGCCAGCGCTCAGGGCCGGGACCAGATCCACCACACCAGGCTCGCCGTCGACGAGCAGGGCCACATCGTGGCCTGGGCCGACGACTTCCTGGTCGACATCGGTGCCGGAAGCCTCTGGGTCGCCGGCATCGTCGCGAACACCGCAATCCACCTGCTCGGCCCCTACCGGGTGCCCGCCGCCGAGATCACCGGGCGCGCGGTGCTGACCAACAAGACCCTCGTGGCGCAGTACCGCGGCGCCGGGCGGCCCGAGGCGACGTTCGCCCTCGAGCGCAGCCTCGATGCGGCAGCGCGCGAACTCGGCCTCACCGGTGCGGAGATCCGCAGGCGCAATCTGCTCACCGCGGCCGACATGCCCTACCCGCGTCCGATCCCGTACCGCGACGGGGTGCCGATCGAGTACGACGGCGGCGATTACCGCGCCTGTCTCGAGTCGGTCCTGCAGGCGTTGCCCCGCGACGAGGTTCGACGTTGTGCCGCAAAGCATCCGCAGTACCGGATCGGGTACGGGTTGTCGTCGTATCTGGAGGCCACCGGACGCGGACCCCACGAGACTGCGCGGATCCGGCTGTTGCCGGACGGCCGCTTCGAGGTGACCGCGGGTGCGGCCTCGGCCGGGCAGGGCCATGAAACGGTGTTCGCGCAGGTCGCCGCCGAGGCTCTCGGGGTGCCGTTGGACCAGGTGACCTATCTGCCCGGCGACACCGAGCGGCTCCCGGACGGGGTGGGAACCTTCGCGAGCCGTTCGGCGGTGCTCGCGGGCTCCGCCGTGCACCGGGCCGCACGGGAACTCGTCGACTCGGCGATCGACCGGGTCGCGCGGCTCACCGGTGCGCACGGCCAGGACGTGCGGTACCGCGACGGCCGCTTTGTGATCGGTGCGCAGCGCGCACTGGACTGGGCTGATCTGGCCCGCGCCTGCGGCGTCGGTGGCGCCCTGGAGACCGGAGGGATGCTCGACGTCAATGCCGTGCACCGGGTTTCGACCGTCACCTGGACGATGGGAGTGCACGCCGCGATCGTCGGGGTGCACCGCCGCACCGGCATCGTCAAGGTGCTGCGCTACGCGGTGTCCCACGAAGGCGGGCGGGAGATCAATCCGCGGATCGTCGAGGGTCAGATCATCGGCGGTGTGGCCCAAGGCATCGGCGGGGCGTTGTTCGAGCAGTGGGCGTATTCGGATGCCGGGCAGCCGCAATCGACGACCTTCGCCGCGTACCATCTGCCGCTGACCACCGATGTGCCGCGGGTGCGGGTGCGGCACCTGCACGTCGACACACCGGTCAACCCCCTCGGGGTGCGTGGCGTGGGAGAAAGCGGCACGATCGCGGTCTACTCCGCGGTGGCGGCCGCCGTCGACGACGCTCTCGAGGGCCGGGTGCACGTCGACACCACCCCGATCCGCACCGGTGACCTGTGCCGGATACTCAGCAGGACCGCGTCGTGA
- a CDS encoding SRPBCC family protein: MDAPLDIAWSALTDIPRVVGCIPGAELESHDGDDYRARVKVKVGPVGLTLAGTATVVDRDDTAHQMVVRGAARDGKGQGTAEAVVRISARDDAGRAHVTVRTDLELGGRISQFGSGVISQVSNRIIGQFVTRLNALITSPDKVTTAASAQPVRRRVDHETDWLAIALTALAGVALGLAIGRTAERVG; encoded by the coding sequence GTGGATGCACCCCTCGACATCGCCTGGTCGGCCCTCACCGACATCCCACGCGTGGTCGGGTGCATTCCCGGTGCAGAACTCGAAAGCCACGACGGCGACGACTATCGCGCCAGGGTCAAGGTGAAGGTGGGCCCGGTCGGGCTGACCCTGGCAGGCACCGCCACCGTGGTCGACCGCGACGACACCGCACATCAGATGGTGGTGCGCGGAGCCGCCCGCGACGGCAAGGGACAGGGCACGGCCGAGGCGGTGGTCCGGATCTCGGCGCGCGACGACGCCGGCCGGGCACACGTGACCGTACGCACCGATCTCGAACTCGGCGGACGCATCTCGCAATTCGGCAGCGGCGTGATATCGCAGGTGAGCAACCGGATCATCGGCCAGTTCGTCACCAGGCTCAACGCGCTGATCACCTCGCCCGACAAGGTCACCACCGCCGCTTCGGCGCAACCGGTGCGGCGCCGCGTGGATCACGAAACGGATTGGTTGGCAATCGCGTTGACCGCGCTCGCTGGGGTGGCTCTCGGTCTTGCGATCGGGCGCACCGCCGAACGCGTCGGGTGA
- a CDS encoding ABC transporter permease has protein sequence MTTSFVAQEDLPAEAMDPGNREPETARRRRKLSNFAISSISTVVLLGGLIGLAEIGARAGLWGAQVLPAPSVILSELISLLGEPQFWGDAGRTGFEVACAIVFGSLLGFAAGLIFWKVPTVGRIFEPYLVSFYAVPLVLFYPVMIVLVGINAMSVIILATVMAAIPMALNTAVGLNSMPPVYLKLARSLKASPKQTLFAIAIPAAGPYIVAGLRLAVVYALIGTIAMEFTTAQAGLGYRIRYLYEIFNNNEMFAYIAVVLILSCILTVLLALVERILLRGRNR, from the coding sequence GTGACGACTTCGTTTGTGGCGCAAGAGGATCTACCCGCCGAGGCCATGGACCCGGGTAACCGCGAGCCGGAGACCGCTCGCCGTAGACGCAAGCTGAGCAACTTCGCGATCAGCTCGATCTCCACGGTCGTGCTGCTCGGTGGTCTCATCGGGCTGGCAGAGATCGGCGCGCGGGCGGGGCTGTGGGGCGCGCAGGTGCTCCCCGCACCGTCGGTCATCCTCTCCGAACTGATCTCGCTGCTGGGCGAACCGCAGTTCTGGGGTGACGCCGGACGCACCGGGTTCGAGGTGGCGTGCGCCATCGTGTTCGGAAGCCTGCTCGGGTTCGCCGCCGGCCTGATCTTCTGGAAGGTACCCACGGTCGGGCGCATCTTCGAGCCGTACCTGGTGTCGTTCTACGCCGTGCCGCTGGTGCTGTTCTACCCGGTGATGATCGTGCTGGTCGGCATCAACGCCATGTCGGTGATCATCCTGGCCACCGTGATGGCGGCGATCCCGATGGCGCTCAACACCGCGGTGGGGCTGAACTCGATGCCGCCGGTCTATCTCAAGCTGGCAAGGTCGTTGAAGGCCTCACCGAAACAGACGCTGTTCGCGATCGCGATACCGGCCGCAGGCCCCTATATCGTCGCGGGCCTTCGCCTGGCGGTGGTGTACGCGCTCATCGGCACGATCGCGATGGAGTTCACCACCGCTCAGGCCGGGTTGGGGTACCGCATCCGGTATCTGTACGAAATCTTCAACAACAACGAGATGTTCGCCTACATCGCCGTGGTGCTCATCCTCTCGTGCATCCTGACGGTGCTGTTGGCATTGGTCGAGCGCATCCTGCTGCGGGGGAGGAACCGATGA
- a CDS encoding (2Fe-2S)-binding protein, with the protein MQAVESFDHPAGVAVSVVVNGRAVQRTVPPRLTLADFLRDELRLTGTHLGCEHGVCGACSVFVDGRSARACLMLAVQADGMRVTTVEGLDEFEETRRLRQAFSERGGLQCGFCTPGFLVAAVELLRDPDTEKPLTEDSVREALSGNICRCTGYQGIVQAVLDAADG; encoded by the coding sequence ATGCAGGCGGTTGAATCGTTCGATCATCCGGCGGGTGTCGCGGTGTCGGTGGTGGTCAACGGCAGAGCGGTCCAGCGCACGGTCCCGCCGCGGCTCACCCTCGCCGACTTCCTGCGCGATGAGCTGCGGCTCACCGGAACACATCTCGGCTGTGAACACGGGGTGTGCGGTGCGTGTTCGGTGTTCGTCGACGGCCGCAGCGCGCGGGCCTGTCTGATGCTGGCGGTGCAGGCCGACGGGATGCGGGTGACCACCGTCGAGGGGCTCGACGAGTTCGAGGAGACGCGGCGGCTGCGACAGGCCTTTTCCGAACGGGGCGGGCTGCAGTGCGGTTTCTGCACACCGGGCTTCCTGGTGGCGGCGGTCGAGCTGCTGCGCGATCCGGACACCGAGAAGCCGCTGACCGAAGACAGTGTCCGGGAAGCCCTTTCGGGCAACATCTGCCGCTGCACCGGCTATCAGGGCATCGTGCAGGCGGTTCTCGACGCCGCCGACGGTTGA
- a CDS encoding ABC transporter ATP-binding protein codes for MERDGIRIEDVSVVFDVPAGKVTAVTGIDQHVPHASFVSIVGPSGCGKSTLLAVIAGLQKASTGQVRVAGKPVTGPDPSIGVVFQEDSTLPWRTVEENVAFAMEMIGVDKAERRRRTRNAIELVGLDGFEKSYPSMLSGGMRQRVALARTLAVEPEVVLMDEPFAALDQQTRLFLGAEIRQIWARTHQTIVFVTHDISEAILLSQQVWVMSYRPGSIIDVVDIDLPAERDAGMVSTPEFNELQNRIWTSLQAESMRGFKQQEAAAT; via the coding sequence ATGGAACGTGACGGTATCCGCATCGAAGACGTATCGGTCGTGTTCGATGTCCCAGCGGGCAAGGTGACCGCGGTGACCGGGATCGACCAGCATGTCCCGCACGCCAGCTTCGTGTCGATCGTCGGCCCGAGCGGATGCGGCAAATCCACACTGCTGGCGGTGATCGCGGGCCTGCAGAAGGCATCCACCGGGCAGGTTCGGGTGGCGGGTAAGCCGGTGACCGGGCCGGATCCCTCGATCGGCGTTGTCTTCCAGGAGGATTCGACGCTTCCGTGGCGAACCGTGGAGGAGAACGTCGCGTTCGCCATGGAGATGATCGGCGTGGACAAGGCCGAACGCCGGAGAAGGACCAGAAATGCGATCGAGCTCGTCGGGCTCGACGGGTTCGAGAAGTCGTATCCGTCGATGCTCTCCGGCGGCATGCGCCAGCGCGTCGCGCTGGCGCGCACCCTGGCGGTGGAGCCCGAGGTGGTGCTGATGGACGAGCCGTTCGCGGCCCTGGATCAGCAGACGCGGCTGTTCCTCGGCGCCGAGATCCGGCAGATCTGGGCCCGCACCCACCAGACCATCGTGTTCGTCACCCACGACATCTCCGAGGCGATCCTGCTGTCCCAGCAGGTCTGGGTGATGTCGTACCGACCCGGCTCGATCATCGACGTCGTCGACATCGACCTGCCCGCCGAGCGGGACGCCGGCATGGTGTCGACACCCGAGTTCAACGAGTTGCAGAACCGGATCTGGACGTCGCTGCAGGCCGAGTCCATGCGTGGGTTCAAGCAACAGGAGGCGGCCGCGACGTGA
- a CDS encoding ABC transporter permease, giving the protein MTATIENPAGPAATQATARWRTLLGNQAVGASLLAVLVLLVWAIFSDLTFVIPSPLETLGVLVTNLSDPAYLFDLRVTAQSVLLAFVFGTAVGGGLGLLLGLSERLRTMFEPMLIVLNGIPKIVLYPVLLPIFSLTGSKVVMGVLFALFPVLINVSTGVQEIPRVYWKLARSVQASRWQMLTHIIIPAIRRPLLTGIRLAVSLAVVGVVLSEFFATRRGLGRVVLQSYSHGDYPSMVATIMLLITISFVISILLWQWEKRLH; this is encoded by the coding sequence ATGACCGCCACGATCGAGAACCCCGCCGGGCCCGCCGCGACGCAGGCGACGGCGCGATGGCGCACACTGCTCGGCAACCAGGCCGTCGGGGCGTCGCTGTTGGCCGTGCTCGTGCTGCTCGTGTGGGCGATCTTCTCCGATTTGACGTTCGTGATCCCGTCGCCGCTGGAGACCCTCGGCGTCCTGGTGACCAACCTCTCGGATCCGGCCTATCTGTTCGACCTGCGGGTCACCGCCCAATCGGTGTTGCTGGCGTTCGTCTTCGGCACCGCCGTGGGCGGCGGTCTCGGGCTGTTGCTCGGACTGTCCGAGCGGTTGCGGACCATGTTCGAGCCGATGCTGATCGTGCTCAACGGGATCCCGAAGATCGTGCTGTATCCCGTGTTGCTGCCCATCTTCAGCCTGACCGGTTCGAAGGTGGTCATGGGCGTGCTGTTCGCGTTGTTCCCGGTGCTGATCAACGTCTCCACCGGCGTCCAGGAGATCCCCCGGGTGTACTGGAAGCTCGCGCGCTCGGTGCAGGCCAGCCGCTGGCAGATGCTGACCCACATCATCATCCCGGCGATCCGCCGTCCGCTGCTCACCGGCATCCGGCTCGCGGTGAGCCTGGCCGTGGTCGGCGTGGTGCTCTCCGAGTTCTTCGCCACCAGAAGAGGTCTCGGACGAGTGGTGCTGCAGTCCTACAGCCACGGTGACTACCCGTCCATGGTCGCCACCATCATGTTGCTCATCACCATCTCGTTCGTCATCTCGATCCTGTTGTGGCAGTGGGAGAAACGACTCCATTGA
- a CDS encoding FAD binding domain-containing protein — translation MKPAPFEYLRPITVAEALEQLATYPDAKVMAGGQSLMALMNLRLARPGVIIDIGRLDELRRIFDDTEDLILGALVTHRTVETDPLIAARTPLLADAARHIGHIGIRNRGTIGGSVAHADPAAEMPLSTLVLGATFHVESAARGRRQVRAEDMFVSYFTSALEPDELITWVSIPATRYGQGWGFVEYAHQHGDYGLAGAGAVIELDADGRICALRCAVLSAADRPLLFVGDDVVGERPSTRLWEALAERWAGSTDPSSDDPDYSRRLCETALTEALTEATRRVGERQERVDAGG, via the coding sequence GTGAAACCCGCACCGTTCGAATATCTTCGGCCCATCACCGTCGCAGAGGCCCTGGAGCAGCTCGCGACGTATCCCGACGCCAAGGTGATGGCGGGTGGGCAGTCGCTGATGGCGTTGATGAACCTGCGTCTGGCCCGACCCGGCGTGATCATCGACATCGGCCGCCTCGACGAACTCCGGCGCATCTTCGACGACACCGAGGACCTGATCCTCGGGGCGCTGGTCACCCACCGCACCGTCGAGACGGATCCGTTGATCGCGGCCCGGACCCCGCTGCTCGCCGATGCCGCGAGGCACATCGGTCACATCGGCATCCGCAACCGCGGCACCATCGGCGGCTCGGTGGCCCACGCGGATCCGGCGGCCGAGATGCCGTTGTCCACGCTGGTTCTCGGAGCGACATTCCACGTGGAGTCGGCGGCACGGGGTCGTCGACAGGTGCGTGCCGAGGACATGTTCGTCTCGTACTTCACCAGTGCGCTGGAACCCGATGAGCTCATCACGTGGGTGTCGATCCCCGCCACCCGCTACGGGCAGGGCTGGGGTTTCGTCGAATACGCCCACCAGCACGGTGATTACGGTCTTGCCGGCGCAGGTGCGGTGATCGAACTCGACGCCGACGGCAGGATCTGCGCACTGCGGTGTGCCGTGCTCAGTGCCGCCGACCGGCCGCTGCTGTTCGTGGGTGACGACGTGGTGGGGGAGCGTCCGTCGACGCGCCTGTGGGAGGCGCTCGCCGAGCGGTGGGCCGGGTCCACCGACCCGTCGTCGGACGATCCCGACTATTCGCGGCGGCTGTGTGAGACGGCGCTGACCGAGGCGCTGACCGAGGCGACCCGGCGCGTCGGTGAAAGGCAGGAGCGAGTCGATGCAGGCGGTTGA
- a CDS encoding amidohydrolase family protein translates to MPTLLVEDIGLLLHGDATMKPVRDTTLLIEDGRVAGIGVDHPNPDQVLSAGGLTVMPGLVDGHVHPTFGEWTPAQNSVGWIGNYLHGGTTSMVSAGELHIPGLDFGALTPELVLSIAITSRHTTGRSRPSGVKVAAGTVLLVPGMTEEHFDRAHREGIRHLKFIFYDWNRLGDGEAQRYVEWAHERGMTVKMHSGGVSRSGASRVAGRDVAVAVRPDIVGHISGGPIPAPDDDIVGIIADLPSASVEVCSSMNYRATKLVVDELSARGELHRLTLGTDTPGGTGVIPRGMLRNVCFLASICGVDPLTAAAAATGQTAKAHGLDTGVLLEGAPADLVVLGPITGSVAGDALESFALGDLPGIAAVLVDGVPLVTTRSQQTPPPSRSVRWRGAPDLPVAAAARATGCC, encoded by the coding sequence GTGCCGACACTGCTGGTGGAGGACATCGGACTCCTGCTGCATGGCGACGCGACGATGAAACCGGTGCGCGACACCACGCTGCTGATCGAGGACGGCCGGGTCGCGGGAATCGGCGTCGACCACCCGAACCCTGACCAGGTGCTGTCGGCGGGCGGGCTGACCGTGATGCCCGGGCTGGTCGACGGGCACGTGCACCCCACCTTCGGGGAGTGGACGCCGGCGCAGAACTCGGTCGGATGGATCGGCAACTATCTGCACGGCGGCACCACGTCGATGGTGTCGGCAGGCGAATTACACATTCCCGGCCTGGATTTCGGTGCGTTGACGCCGGAACTCGTGCTGAGCATCGCGATCACGTCGCGGCACACCACGGGCCGGTCGCGGCCGTCCGGGGTGAAGGTCGCGGCGGGCACGGTGCTGCTGGTCCCCGGGATGACCGAGGAACACTTCGACCGGGCACACCGGGAAGGCATCAGGCACCTCAAGTTCATCTTCTACGACTGGAATCGCCTCGGTGACGGCGAGGCCCAGCGCTACGTCGAGTGGGCCCACGAACGCGGCATGACCGTCAAGATGCATTCCGGCGGGGTGTCCCGGTCGGGTGCGAGCCGGGTGGCCGGGCGCGACGTCGCGGTCGCGGTGCGGCCCGACATCGTCGGCCACATCTCCGGCGGGCCGATCCCGGCGCCCGACGACGACATCGTGGGCATCATCGCCGATCTGCCGTCGGCGAGCGTCGAGGTGTGCAGTTCGATGAACTACCGGGCGACCAAACTCGTGGTCGACGAACTGTCGGCCCGCGGTGAGCTGCATCGGTTGACGCTCGGCACCGACACCCCGGGAGGCACCGGAGTGATCCCGCGCGGAATGTTGCGCAACGTGTGCTTCCTCGCCTCGATCTGCGGTGTCGATCCGCTGACCGCTGCCGCCGCGGCCACCGGGCAGACCGCGAAGGCGCACGGTCTGGACACCGGCGTGCTGCTCGAAGGGGCGCCCGCGGACCTGGTGGTCCTCGGTCCGATCACCGGGTCGGTCGCCGGCGACGCCCTCGAATCGTTCGCCCTCGGCGACCTCCCCGGCATCGCGGCAGTGCTCGTCGACGGGGTGCCGCTGGTCACCACCCGCAGTCAGCAGACGCCGCCCCCGAGCAGGTCGGTGCGTTGGCGCGGTGCGCCGGACCTGCCCGTCGCCGCCGCGGCACGCGCCACCGGATGCTGTTGA